In Cryptomeria japonica chromosome 10, Sugi_1.0, whole genome shotgun sequence, a genomic segment contains:
- the LOC131072569 gene encoding phosphoserine aminotransferase 2, chloroplastic, which produces MAASIACQQAFALKNPSQPKNVLVGSPSYFSGKKLCKLSLSLGKTTHNPCHESLAIRCTAVAPLTAAPDLVDDQEARVFNFAAGPAILPENVLKKAQAELYNWRGSGMSIMEMSHRGKEFLSVIQKAESDLRELLSIPANYEVLFLQGGASTQFSCLPLNLCGPEDTAEYIVTGSWGDKAFKEGQRFCKANLVWSGKSTKYTRIPSEEEYQLNPNAKYLHICANETIHGVEFKDYPKTKGDSTILLADMSSNFCSKPVDVSKFGVIYAGAQKNVGPSGVTIVIIRNDLIGKAQACTPLMLDYKIHAENKSLYNTPPCFAIYMCGLVFEDLLAQGGLKEIEKKNIHKAKILYDAIDESNGFYRCPVEKSVRSLMNVPFTLEKSELESEFIKQAASENMLQLKGHRSVGGVRASIYNAMPLAGVEKLVSFMKAFQAKH; this is translated from the coding sequence ATGGCAGCCTCAATAGCATGCCAGCAAGCCTTCGCGCTCAAAAATCCCTCACAGCCCAAAAATGTTTTGGTGGGTAGTCCATCATATTTCTCAGGAAAGAAGCTGTGTAAACTATCTTTATCTCTGGGAAAAACTACCCATAACCCATGTCATGAATCTTTGGCCATCAGGTGTACAGCAGTTGCACCATTGACTGCTGCCCCAGATCTAGTCGACGATCAGGAAGCTCGTGTTTTCAATTTCGCTGCTGGACCTGCCATACTTCCTGAAAATGTGCTGAAGAAAGCACAGGCTGAGCTCTACAACTGGAGGGGATCTGGAATGAGCATAATGGAGATGAGCCACAGAGGTAAGGAATTCCTTTCTGTTATACAAAAGGCTGAATCTGATTTGCGTGAGCTTCTGAGTATTCCTGCAAATTATGAGGTTCTTTTTCTCCAAGGCGGTGCTTCGACACAGTTTTCTTGCTTGCCATTAAACCTCTGTGGCCCTGAAGATACAGCAGAGTATATTGTGACTGGATCCTGGGGTGATAAAGCCTTTAAGGAAGGGCAGAGGTTTTGCAAGGCCAATCTGGTTTGGTCGGGCAAGTCCACAAAATATACTAGGATTCCTTCTGAGGAGGAATATCAGTTGAACCCAAATGCAAAATACCTGCACATCTGTGCTAATGAGACCATCCATGGTGTGGAGTTTAAGGACTACCCTAAGACCAAGGGGGATAGTACCATTCTACTTGCCGACATGTCATCTAATTTTTGCTCCAAGCCTGTGGATGTCTCTAAGTTTGGGGTGATCTATGCTGGAGCCCAGAAGAATGTAGGGCCATCTGGTGTGACCATTGTTATAATCAGAAACGACCTTATTGGCAAGGCCCAAGCCTGTACCCCCCTCATGCTTGACTACAAGATCCATGCTGAAAACAAGTCATTATATAATACTCCTCCCTGCTTTGCAATCTACATGTGTGGTTTGGTGTTTGAGGATCTTCTTGCTCAGGGGGGTCtgaaagaaattgaaaagaagaatATCCATAAGGCCAAAATCCtgtatgatgcaattgatgagagtAATGGATTCTATAGGTGCCCTGTGGAGAAGTCTGTAAGGTCCCTGATGAATGTACCATTTACACTTGAAAAGAGCGAGCTTGAGAGCGAGTTCATCAAACAGGCAGCCAGTGAGAACATGCTGCAGCTCAAGGGACACAGATCTGTGGGTGGAGTCAGGGCTTCAATCTACAATGCAATGCCATTGGCAGGAGTGGAGAAATTGGTATCATTTATGAAGGCCTTCCAAGCAAAGCATTAA